A part of Bacillota bacterium genomic DNA contains:
- a CDS encoding N-acetyl-gamma-glutamyl-phosphate reductase: protein MIGKKKIAVLGVTGYTGMELMRLLLAHPGAEVVFVSSERFKGQKLDAVHPHLSGAAKLTCSGLKVDDIPAETDLVFCALPHGKSMEVVPALLERDFRVVDLSADFRLKDASLYPQWYERTHPCPEFLEEAVYGMPELYRKEIAAARLVANPGCYPTGIILALAPLMAADLIGTDDIIIDAKSGVSGAGRSPRQPFHYPECNENFKAYRIATHQHTPEIEQELASVRLNGKDIDGGASPDGRGPVQILFTPHLAPMSRGILSTIYVTPRGEDDPGNFLDGYRSFYRGEPFVKVMEPPLLPETRWVQGSNFCFLSLCKDSRTGKLILVSAIDNLVKGASGQAVQNMNIMCGWPEESGLRNTALTP from the coding sequence ATGATCGGGAAGAAAAAAATAGCGGTGCTGGGGGTAACCGGTTACACGGGTATGGAGCTCATGCGCCTGCTCCTTGCTCACCCCGGCGCGGAAGTTGTCTTTGTCAGTTCGGAGAGATTCAAAGGGCAGAAGCTTGATGCTGTTCACCCCCATCTGTCGGGGGCGGCGAAACTGACCTGCTCGGGATTGAAGGTCGATGATATTCCGGCCGAAACGGATCTGGTCTTCTGTGCCCTGCCACATGGCAAATCCATGGAAGTGGTACCTGCCCTGCTGGAACGCGATTTCCGCGTTGTCGATCTCAGCGCCGATTTCAGGCTCAAGGACGCGAGTCTCTATCCACAATGGTATGAGCGAACGCATCCCTGTCCCGAGTTTCTGGAAGAGGCCGTTTACGGGATGCCGGAGCTTTACCGGAAAGAAATTGCCGCGGCGAGGCTGGTGGCCAACCCCGGTTGTTATCCCACCGGGATCATCCTGGCACTGGCCCCGTTGATGGCCGCTGATCTGATCGGCACGGATGATATTATCATCGATGCCAAATCGGGTGTGTCCGGAGCGGGAAGGTCTCCCCGCCAGCCATTTCATTATCCCGAGTGCAACGAGAACTTCAAGGCTTACCGCATAGCCACTCACCAGCATACGCCCGAGATAGAGCAGGAACTGGCCTCTGTACGTTTGAACGGGAAAGATATTGACGGGGGTGCCTCTCCGGATGGGCGCGGGCCGGTACAGATCCTGTTTACCCCCCATCTGGCCCCGATGAGCAGGGGGATCCTGTCAACCATCTACGTTACCCCGCGCGGGGAAGACGATCCGGGGAATTTCCTTGACGGCTACCGTTCATTTTACCGCGGGGAACCGTTCGTGAAGGTGATGGAGCCGCCCCTGTTGCCCGAAACCCGCTGGGTGCAGGGCAGCAATTTCTGTTTTCTCTCCCTGTGCAAGGACAGCCGCACGGGGAAACTGATCCTGGTTTCAGCCATCGATAACCTGGTCAAGGGGGCCTCCGGGCAGGCGGTGCAGAACATGAATATCATGTGCGGCTGGCCCGAGGAAAGCGGTTTGCGGAACACGGCATTGACCCCCTAG
- a CDS encoding methylmalonyl-CoA carboxyltransferase, whose amino-acid sequence MDNKLSQLEKRRKITIMGGGDERRRNQHEKGKKTARERLDRILDENSFVELGVFSQGGLTDASLQEIKNPGEGVVTGYGTIDGRTVYIFAQDFTVAGGSLGEVHAAKICRVLDLAAKNGTPVIGLNDSGGARIQEGVHALNGYGEIFYRNTIYSGVVPQISVILGPCAGGAVYSPALTDFVFMAEKTSYMFITGPQVVKAVTGEEVSQEELGGAETHNQTSGVAHFSAGTEDECLQKVRNLLSYLPSNNIEDPPRCEPEEPQLDSAELDTLVPGDVNKGYDIREVIGRITDGSRFLEVHQDYARNAVVGFARMGGQSVGLVANQPLAMAGCLDINSSDKISRFVRFCDCFNIPLITFVDVPGYLPGVEQEWGGVIRHGAKILYSYAEATVPRITVILRKAYGGAYLAMDSRSLGSDISLAWPTAEIAVMGPEGAVNIINRKEIEAAANPAEERQRFIEEYRRKFANPFIAAGKGWVDDVIEPRQTRLHLLRSLEALRSKRESRPLRKHGNMPL is encoded by the coding sequence ATGGATAACAAGCTATCACAACTAGAAAAACGTCGTAAAATAACGATCATGGGCGGCGGTGATGAAAGGCGCCGCAATCAGCATGAAAAAGGTAAAAAAACGGCTCGTGAGCGTCTTGATAGAATCCTTGATGAAAACAGTTTCGTGGAACTGGGGGTCTTCTCCCAGGGAGGCCTTACCGATGCAAGCTTGCAGGAGATAAAGAATCCCGGCGAGGGGGTGGTGACCGGTTACGGCACCATCGATGGGCGTACGGTCTATATCTTTGCTCAGGATTTCACGGTGGCCGGCGGTTCCCTGGGCGAGGTGCATGCTGCCAAGATATGCCGCGTGCTTGATCTGGCTGCCAAAAACGGCACTCCCGTCATCGGGCTCAACGATTCCGGCGGAGCGCGTATCCAGGAAGGCGTCCATGCTCTCAACGGATATGGAGAAATTTTTTACCGCAACACGATCTATTCCGGGGTCGTGCCCCAGATATCGGTCATTCTGGGGCCTTGCGCCGGCGGGGCTGTCTATTCTCCCGCTCTTACCGATTTTGTTTTCATGGCCGAGAAAACAAGTTACATGTTCATCACCGGCCCGCAGGTGGTCAAGGCGGTGACCGGTGAAGAAGTCAGCCAGGAGGAGCTCGGCGGGGCGGAGACCCACAACCAAACCAGCGGAGTGGCGCATTTCTCTGCCGGGACAGAAGATGAATGCCTTCAGAAAGTAAGGAATTTGCTGAGCTACCTGCCGTCCAACAATATCGAAGATCCTCCCCGGTGTGAACCGGAGGAACCGCAGCTCGATTCTGCAGAACTGGATACCCTCGTCCCCGGGGACGTCAACAAGGGATATGACATCCGCGAGGTTATCGGAAGGATCACCGATGGGAGCAGATTCCTCGAGGTCCACCAGGATTATGCCCGCAACGCGGTGGTCGGTTTTGCCCGCATGGGGGGGCAGTCGGTGGGCCTGGTTGCCAACCAGCCCCTGGCGATGGCCGGTTGCCTGGACATCAATTCCTCGGACAAGATATCCCGTTTTGTTCGTTTCTGTGATTGTTTCAACATCCCCCTGATAACCTTCGTCGATGTGCCCGGCTACCTGCCGGGGGTGGAACAGGAATGGGGTGGCGTCATCCGCCATGGGGCCAAGATACTGTATTCCTACGCGGAAGCCACCGTGCCCCGGATCACAGTCATCCTGCGCAAGGCATACGGCGGGGCCTACCTGGCCATGGACTCAAGGTCTCTGGGTTCTGATATATCCCTGGCCTGGCCCACCGCGGAGATAGCGGTCATGGGACCCGAGGGGGCAGTGAATATCATCAACCGCAAGGAAATAGAGGCGGCTGCAAACCCCGCGGAAGAAAGGCAGCGGTTCATCGAGGAATACCGCCGGAAATTTGCCAATCCCTTCATAGCGGCGGGGAAAGGCTGGGTTGATGATGTGATCGAACCGCGGCAGACACGCTTGCATCTTCTCCGTTCCCTCGAGGCGCTGCGCTCGAAAAGGGAGAGCCGCCCCCTGCGCAAGCATGGAAACATGCCGCTTTAG
- the sucD gene encoding succinate--CoA ligase subunit alpha: MAIIIDEETPVLIQGITGNQGSFHTARMLEYGTRVVAGVTPGKGGRRVEGVPVYNTVASALREHEAGATILFTPAPYTLDAAMEALEAGIGIMVVITEHIPVHDAMEILACADRKGTMVVGPNTFGLVSAGKSKIGIMPNHIFTPGPVGIISRSGTLCYEVAARLKDDGLGTSTVVGLGGDRVVGLSFTDVLKEFASDPQTEVVVMIGEIGGSAEEEAAFFVRDHIAFPVISFIAGRTAPPGRRMGHAGAIIERGRGSYEGKVEALSSCGVKVARFFTEIPALVRKEMGLNGK, translated from the coding sequence ATGGCCATCATCATCGACGAGGAAACGCCGGTTCTGATTCAGGGCATTACCGGCAACCAGGGTTCTTTTCATACAGCGCGGATGTTGGAATATGGCACCAGGGTGGTGGCGGGGGTCACCCCCGGCAAGGGGGGGCGGCGCGTGGAAGGGGTACCCGTTTACAATACCGTCGCCTCTGCCCTGAGGGAACACGAGGCCGGGGCAACGATTCTGTTCACACCGGCACCCTACACCCTGGATGCGGCCATGGAGGCATTGGAGGCCGGTATCGGGATCATGGTGGTGATAACGGAGCATATCCCCGTGCACGACGCCATGGAAATCCTGGCCTGTGCCGACAGAAAGGGGACCATGGTTGTCGGCCCCAACACATTTGGCCTGGTCTCCGCGGGTAAAAGCAAGATCGGCATCATGCCCAACCATATTTTCACCCCCGGCCCGGTGGGGATCATCTCCCGCAGCGGGACTCTCTGCTACGAGGTTGCCGCCCGCCTGAAAGACGATGGGTTGGGAACGAGCACGGTGGTCGGCCTTGGAGGAGATCGGGTGGTGGGACTGAGCTTCACGGATGTTTTGAAGGAGTTCGCATCGGATCCACAGACCGAAGTGGTGGTCATGATCGGGGAAATTGGCGGCAGTGCGGAAGAGGAGGCGGCTTTTTTTGTACGCGATCATATTGCTTTTCCGGTTATCTCCTTCATCGCCGGGAGAACGGCGCCCCCGGGCAGAAGGATGGGGCATGCCGGCGCCATTATCGAGAGAGGGCGCGGCAGTTACGAGGGGAAAGTTGAAGCTCTTTCTTCCTGCGGGGTGAAGGTGGCCCGTTTTTTTACAGAGATTCCGGCCCTGGTCAGGAAAGAAATGGGCCTGAACGGAAAATGA
- a CDS encoding ADP-forming succinate--CoA ligase subunit beta translates to MNLYEYMGKELLARYGIPIQSGRLVETPAEAIEASRNLGGEVVLKAQVLSGKRGRGGGIAFATDPPEAGNEAERLLGLELNGERVKRLLVAERKEIDHEFYLAITIDQRRRSPLVLASAHGGIDVEDFPPGKMIRLPVDLAIGYHANMGREAVSAIGLPEKVAGQFSLVLDRLLTMFREIDAELVEINPLALCGSELIAIDAKVTIDDDALYRQPDLPRVEERTGLEGRAYRKGIVYLSLGGDIAVMANGAGITMATVDMVQHFGGSPANFIDLGGGAGMEKTLQALEILLAADPEVILINIFGGITRCDDVARALAELKESGKIDVPCFVRLVGTNEERGREILHGHAVEVYHSMEEAVHRAVEASPKAGK, encoded by the coding sequence ATGAATCTGTACGAATACATGGGCAAGGAACTCCTGGCCCGTTACGGCATCCCCATTCAATCCGGCCGGCTTGTCGAAACGCCTGCCGAAGCCATCGAGGCCAGCCGGAATCTGGGAGGGGAGGTGGTGCTGAAGGCGCAGGTTCTGTCGGGGAAGAGGGGCCGCGGTGGAGGCATTGCCTTTGCCACCGATCCGCCGGAAGCAGGGAACGAAGCGGAACGCCTCCTGGGGTTGGAGCTCAACGGTGAGAGAGTGAAACGGCTCCTGGTGGCTGAAAGAAAAGAAATTGACCATGAATTCTACCTGGCAATCACCATCGATCAGCGCAGGCGCTCTCCCCTCGTTCTTGCTTCGGCGCATGGCGGTATCGATGTGGAAGACTTTCCGCCCGGGAAGATGATCCGGTTGCCGGTTGATCTGGCCATCGGCTACCATGCCAATATGGGCAGGGAGGCCGTTTCTGCTATCGGTTTGCCGGAAAAAGTGGCCGGGCAATTCAGCCTTGTTCTGGATCGTCTTCTGACCATGTTCAGGGAGATTGATGCCGAGCTGGTCGAGATAAATCCGCTGGCCCTCTGCGGGTCGGAACTGATCGCCATCGATGCGAAGGTCACCATCGATGACGATGCGCTTTACCGCCAACCCGACCTTCCCCGGGTTGAAGAACGGACGGGGCTGGAGGGGAGGGCATACCGGAAGGGCATTGTTTATCTTTCTCTGGGAGGGGACATCGCCGTCATGGCCAACGGAGCGGGCATCACCATGGCCACCGTGGATATGGTGCAGCATTTCGGAGGCTCGCCGGCCAATTTTATAGATCTGGGGGGAGGGGCCGGTATGGAGAAGACCTTGCAGGCCCTGGAGATACTGCTGGCTGCCGATCCCGAAGTCATCCTCATCAATATTTTCGGGGGGATCACGCGGTGTGACGATGTCGCCCGTGCCCTGGCAGAACTGAAAGAATCCGGCAAAATTGACGTTCCATGCTTCGTCCGGCTGGTGGGAACGAACGAGGAACGTGGGCGCGAGATCCTCCACGGGCATGCTGTGGAGGTTTATCATTCCATGGAGGAGGCGGTCCACCGGGCGGTGGAAGCTTCGCCGAAAGCGGGGAAATAA
- a CDS encoding M15 family metallopeptidase, whose protein sequence is MPGMLDGSDILAPVSKVATLGRYVPQNLVPIPSFLTLRKIYLRDDVLPPLVKMCCHARADNISLLVLSAYRSYDYQRHLFERQTERYGSEAEANRFSARPGQSEHQLGTAMDFGGTDHDWTPEFVHTRPGQWLLRHAPEHGFVMSYPRGAEEVTGYAFEPWHYRYIGVDEAAGWLTSGLVPGEYLRRRALREE, encoded by the coding sequence TTGCCCGGAATGCTGGACGGTTCCGATATTCTGGCCCCGGTTTCCAAGGTTGCCACCCTGGGAAGATATGTGCCGCAAAATCTGGTTCCGATCCCCTCATTTTTGACCTTGCGGAAGATCTATCTGCGCGATGATGTCCTGCCCCCCCTGGTAAAGATGTGCTGCCATGCACGGGCGGACAACATCAGCCTCCTTGTTTTATCTGCATACAGAAGCTATGATTACCAGCGGCACCTGTTCGAGCGCCAGACAGAACGGTATGGCAGCGAGGCGGAGGCCAACAGGTTCTCGGCCCGGCCGGGGCAATCCGAACACCAGCTGGGTACGGCGATGGATTTTGGTGGTACAGATCATGACTGGACGCCTGAATTTGTCCACACCCGGCCGGGGCAATGGTTGCTGCGCCACGCTCCCGAACATGGATTCGTGATGAGTTATCCACGGGGGGCGGAGGAGGTCACCGGGTATGCTTTCGAACCCTGGCATTACCGCTATATCGGGGTTGATGAGGCAGCCGGGTGGCTAACCAGCGGGTTGGTTCCGGGCGAATATCTTCGGCGGAGAGCACTGCGGGAAGAATGA
- a CDS encoding 2-oxoacid:ferredoxin oxidoreductase subunit gamma codes for MYYSVIMSGFGGQGVMLIGELLAHAAMKSGLNVTWMPSYGVEMRGGTARCTVVVSDEKIGSPIVEEPSAVIAMNMPSLERFQNRIVTGGLLMVNSTIVQSFDPSREDIEIINVPTQEIARSVGRERMANIAMLGAFLARSGILPLDLVEGSLDTFLIPSRRNLIPEFQKTLRAGKKFIEENLGA; via the coding sequence ATGTACTATTCTGTAATCATGTCCGGTTTCGGTGGGCAGGGGGTCATGCTCATCGGGGAACTTCTCGCTCATGCGGCCATGAAATCCGGCCTGAACGTAACCTGGATGCCTTCTTACGGGGTTGAGATGCGCGGGGGCACGGCGCGCTGCACCGTGGTGGTTTCGGATGAAAAAATAGGTTCGCCGATCGTGGAAGAGCCTTCGGCAGTCATCGCCATGAACATGCCCTCGCTGGAAAGGTTCCAGAACCGGATTGTAACCGGAGGACTGCTCATGGTCAACAGTACAATTGTGCAATCTTTTGACCCCTCGCGGGAAGATATCGAGATCATAAACGTGCCTACACAGGAAATCGCCAGAAGTGTGGGCAGGGAGAGGATGGCCAATATCGCCATGCTGGGCGCTTTCCTGGCGCGGAGTGGAATACTGCCCCTGGACCTGGTTGAAGGATCTCTGGACACATTTCTCATCCCGTCCCGCAGGAACCTGATCCCGGAATTTCAGAAGACACTCCGTGCCGGCAAAAAATTCATCGAAGAAAATCTCGGGGCCTGA
- a CDS encoding 2-oxoglutarate oxidoreductase: MTPITEKKIFGKPSCLLPNPFHFCPGCHHGVIHRLIAEAIDFHNIASRTIGVVGVGCGVFLYDYIAVDCCEASHGRAPATATGIKRVLPDRIVFTYQGDGDLAAIGTSEIIHTANRGENITVFFINNSVYGMTGGQMAPTTLPGQKTTTTPRGRKPVGDGFPMKISEMVSLLEGTAYVERVACHTPAHVRKARKAVFRAFEMQMQGKGFSMVEFVSACPTNWRLSPVEAAERIEQQSLKEYPLGVFKEPTGDR; the protein is encoded by the coding sequence ATGACACCGATCACCGAGAAAAAAATATTTGGCAAACCATCCTGTTTGCTGCCCAACCCCTTCCATTTCTGTCCCGGTTGTCACCACGGAGTGATACACCGTCTCATTGCCGAGGCGATTGACTTTCACAACATTGCTTCCAGAACCATCGGAGTGGTAGGAGTGGGCTGTGGTGTCTTTCTTTATGATTACATTGCCGTGGATTGCTGCGAGGCGTCCCATGGTCGGGCCCCGGCGACGGCAACGGGGATCAAAAGGGTTCTTCCCGACCGGATCGTCTTCACCTACCAGGGGGACGGCGATCTGGCAGCGATCGGCACTTCCGAGATAATTCATACTGCCAACCGCGGAGAGAATATCACCGTCTTCTTCATCAACAACAGCGTCTACGGGATGACCGGCGGACAGATGGCACCGACCACCCTTCCCGGCCAGAAGACGACGACCACACCCCGGGGGAGAAAGCCGGTCGGGGACGGTTTTCCCATGAAGATATCGGAGATGGTCTCCCTGCTCGAAGGAACCGCCTACGTGGAAAGGGTTGCCTGCCACACGCCCGCACATGTCCGCAAAGCCAGGAAAGCGGTTTTCAGGGCCTTTGAAATGCAGATGCAGGGCAAGGGGTTCTCCATGGTTGAATTTGTCTCTGCTTGCCCGACCAACTGGAGGCTATCACCCGTGGAGGCGGCGGAAAGGATCGAACAACAATCTTTGAAAGAATATCCGTTGGGGGTCTTCAAGGAACCGACGGGTGATCGATAA
- the vorB gene encoding 3-methyl-2-oxobutanoate dehydrogenase subunit VorB, which translates to MQTKCGSESILEGERLLLTGCVALARGAIDAGCRYYFGYPITPQNDIPEYLSAHLPDVGGVFIQAESELASINMLMGAAAAGARAMTSSSGPGISLMQEGISYMAGSELPGVIVNITRSGPGLGGIAPTQGDYKQAVHGGGHGDYRLIVLAPNSVQEMYDLVGEAFRLADTYRNPAMILGDAILGQMKEPVIIDSFPLEIPPKPWALKGAEGRPPQLIKSLYLGDGEMNVHNWKLHAKYTELAQKEARAEVDLPDDVSLVLISFGSCSRIAQTALKRAREKGLKVGLVRPITLYPFPQEEIGRAVEKAGRALVVEMNTGHMLYDVRLAVDGKGEVFFAGYPGGAMPTPADILFEIKKIYEGGDRK; encoded by the coding sequence ATGCAAACGAAATGTGGGAGTGAATCCATTTTGGAGGGAGAAAGGCTTCTTTTGACGGGCTGTGTAGCTCTGGCCCGTGGGGCAATCGATGCGGGATGCCGTTATTATTTTGGATATCCGATTACACCCCAGAATGATATCCCCGAGTATCTATCCGCACATCTGCCCGATGTGGGCGGAGTATTCATCCAGGCGGAGAGCGAGCTTGCCTCCATCAACATGCTGATGGGCGCTGCTGCTGCCGGAGCCAGAGCGATGACTTCATCCTCGGGCCCGGGGATTTCCCTCATGCAAGAAGGCATTTCCTACATGGCCGGGTCGGAGCTTCCCGGCGTGATTGTCAATATCACCCGCAGCGGTCCCGGGCTGGGGGGGATCGCGCCTACCCAGGGAGATTACAAGCAAGCTGTACATGGTGGCGGGCATGGTGATTATCGCCTGATCGTCCTTGCCCCGAACTCCGTCCAGGAGATGTACGACCTGGTCGGCGAGGCCTTCCGGCTTGCCGACACCTACAGAAACCCGGCCATGATCCTTGGCGACGCTATCCTGGGCCAGATGAAGGAACCGGTGATAATAGATTCCTTCCCGCTGGAAATCCCGCCGAAACCGTGGGCATTGAAAGGGGCCGAAGGAAGGCCCCCGCAACTCATCAAATCACTCTATCTGGGTGACGGCGAGATGAATGTGCATAACTGGAAACTCCATGCCAAGTATACCGAACTGGCGCAGAAAGAGGCCCGCGCCGAAGTCGATCTTCCCGATGATGTATCCCTGGTGCTGATCTCTTTCGGTTCGTGTTCCCGCATTGCCCAGACGGCATTGAAAAGGGCAAGGGAGAAGGGGCTCAAGGTTGGCCTGGTCAGGCCGATCACCCTCTATCCTTTCCCGCAGGAAGAGATCGGCAGAGCGGTGGAAAAAGCCGGACGCGCCCTGGTGGTGGAGATGAATACAGGCCACATGCTGTATGACGTACGCCTCGCTGTGGATGGCAAGGGGGAAGTGTTCTTTGCAGGGTATCCGGGCGGAGCCATGCCCACCCCTGCGGACATCCTCTTCGAGATAAAGAAAATATATGAAGGCGGGGATAGAAAATGA
- a CDS encoding ferredoxin family protein, translating into MGRIVFDIERCKGCGYCVQACPRGLIVINNTYNRKGYPVAAFKGKGTQECKACKLCAEVCPDVAIEVYRDYEYKEER; encoded by the coding sequence ATGGGCAGGATCGTATTTGATATTGAACGTTGTAAAGGATGCGGCTACTGTGTTCAGGCATGTCCCCGAGGGCTTATCGTTATCAACAATACCTACAATCGCAAGGGTTACCCGGTGGCTGCATTCAAGGGAAAGGGCACCCAGGAATGCAAGGCATGCAAGCTTTGTGCCGAAGTTTGCCCGGATGTGGCCATAGAAGTTTACAGGGATTACGAGTACAAAGAAGAGCGGTGA
- the fdhD gene encoding formate dehydrogenase accessory sulfurtransferase FdhD, with amino-acid sequence MYPSSGNGAFFSRIAGTDGGLLKEFRKKTVLMLRDGNTDETEDRVVCEQPITIYLNEEELVTLLCTPVNLDCLALGFLRAEGYITTKKDVKDLQVDLQRSAVSVLLEIPPGGVPAATGSRSGTIATGPGGGAAPINALDSLPPRPATDNFRIASSRILMLMQQMQERAQIFKQTGGVHSASLCDRDRILFFCEDIGRHNAIDKIVGESIRHGVDIKDKILLTSGRLSAEMMLKAARLEVPLVVSRSAPTTLGIEIAERTSITMIGFGRGSRFNVYTCPRRIIFDSQ; translated from the coding sequence TTGTATCCTAGCTCCGGAAACGGAGCTTTTTTTTCAAGAATTGCCGGAACGGACGGTGGGCTGTTGAAAGAATTCAGGAAGAAAACGGTGCTGATGCTCAGGGACGGGAATACAGACGAAACTGAAGACAGGGTTGTCTGCGAGCAGCCGATTACGATCTATCTGAATGAAGAGGAGCTGGTGACCCTTCTTTGCACGCCGGTGAACCTTGACTGCCTGGCCCTGGGATTTCTGCGAGCTGAAGGTTATATAACGACCAAGAAGGATGTGAAGGACCTGCAGGTTGATCTTCAGCGAAGTGCGGTTTCGGTCTTGCTTGAAATCCCCCCCGGGGGAGTGCCGGCAGCGACAGGCAGCCGAAGCGGAACCATTGCCACGGGCCCCGGTGGCGGCGCTGCTCCTATCAATGCCCTGGATTCATTGCCCCCGAGGCCTGCTACCGACAACTTCCGGATCGCTTCATCCCGGATCCTGATGTTGATGCAGCAGATGCAGGAGAGGGCTCAGATCTTCAAGCAGACCGGGGGTGTCCACAGCGCCTCGCTCTGTGACCGTGACAGAATCCTTTTTTTCTGTGAGGATATCGGACGTCACAATGCCATCGACAAGATAGTCGGGGAGAGCATCCGGCACGGGGTTGACATAAAGGACAAGATACTGCTTACCAGCGGCCGCCTATCGGCGGAAATGATGTTGAAGGCAGCCAGACTGGAAGTGCCACTTGTCGTTTCGCGCTCTGCTCCAACTACCCTGGGAATTGAAATAGCGGAGAGAACATCGATCACCATGATCGGTTTCGGCCGCGGAAGCCGTTTCAATGTCTACACCTGCCCCCGGAGGATCATCTTCGATTCGCAGTGA
- a CDS encoding long-chain fatty acid--CoA ligase: MISAQKPWLKYYGDVPHEVDFPRCTMYEAVKKTAGIYPDRIAYDFMDYTATYRQFLEQIDGCADALVALGLKEGDRMTISMPTSPPGVICFYALNKIGAVASMIHPLSTESEIEFYLEVSRSRFALTMDIFYDTFKKAADKTGLELLLIARIQDYLRPIKSILYWAAKGRKAPRIPSSQKVKSWKDAVLRGRYPRAPQGKAGPDDLAAILYSGGTTGTPKGIMLSNYNFVSQGMMCAEWVGMDENISDILAMLPIFHGFGLGVCVNAALMNGGKSILVPLFEADMAADLIKKRPNYIIGVPTLFEALNRNEKFNRSDLSCLYACFSGADTLPRTVKERFEEIVQRQGGKVKLLEGYGLTEAVTAIMALPLGEYREGSIGIPFPNMLAKIVKRGTIEEADIGEEGEICVHGPAVMMGYLDQPEETADVLKTHEDGKIWLHTGDIGTMDGDGFFYFKLREKRMIKSSGMNVYPAQVEAQLYKHPEVLEACIIGVPDRDQIERVKGFVVLKDKARAGPEMEKELIDHCRKDLIKWSCPREIDFIDELPKTRVGKIAFKVLEEQEIARLRAEGKYTGEEAG; this comes from the coding sequence ATGATATCAGCGCAGAAACCATGGCTCAAGTATTACGGAGATGTACCCCATGAGGTGGATTTTCCCCGTTGTACCATGTACGAGGCCGTGAAAAAAACAGCTGGAATCTATCCGGATCGGATTGCTTACGACTTCATGGATTATACGGCCACCTACCGCCAATTCCTTGAGCAAATTGATGGCTGCGCCGATGCTCTGGTGGCGCTGGGGTTGAAAGAAGGGGATCGGATGACGATTTCCATGCCCACTTCCCCTCCGGGAGTCATCTGCTTCTATGCTCTCAACAAGATAGGGGCCGTGGCCAGCATGATTCACCCCCTTTCCACGGAGAGCGAGATCGAATTTTACCTTGAGGTCAGCCGAAGCCGGTTTGCCCTGACCATGGATATTTTCTACGATACATTCAAGAAGGCGGCGGATAAAACCGGCCTGGAACTTCTGCTTATCGCCAGGATCCAGGATTACCTGCGGCCGATCAAGAGCATCCTTTACTGGGCTGCCAAAGGGCGGAAGGCACCCAGGATTCCTTCGAGCCAGAAGGTTAAATCGTGGAAAGATGCAGTCTTGCGCGGCCGTTATCCCCGGGCTCCGCAGGGCAAAGCAGGCCCCGATGATCTGGCCGCAATACTTTACAGCGGGGGAACAACGGGAACGCCCAAGGGTATCATGCTCTCCAACTACAATTTTGTCAGCCAGGGCATGATGTGTGCGGAATGGGTGGGTATGGATGAAAACATCTCTGATATCCTGGCCATGCTGCCCATCTTCCATGGTTTTGGCCTGGGGGTATGCGTCAATGCTGCATTGATGAACGGAGGCAAGAGCATCCTCGTGCCACTCTTTGAAGCCGATATGGCGGCGGATCTGATCAAAAAAAGGCCCAACTACATCATCGGGGTGCCTACCCTTTTTGAAGCATTGAACAGGAATGAGAAGTTCAACCGATCCGATCTCAGTTGCCTGTATGCCTGTTTCAGCGGTGCCGACACTCTACCGCGCACGGTAAAGGAACGTTTTGAAGAGATCGTGCAACGGCAGGGGGGAAAAGTGAAACTGCTGGAAGGTTACGGGCTCACCGAGGCGGTAACGGCCATCATGGCCCTGCCCCTGGGAGAATATCGGGAAGGAAGCATCGGCATCCCCTTTCCCAATATGCTGGCCAAAATTGTAAAACGTGGCACCATCGAGGAAGCCGATATCGGGGAAGAAGGGGAAATATGTGTCCATGGGCCGGCGGTGATGATGGGTTACCTTGACCAGCCCGAGGAGACAGCTGACGTGCTGAAGACTCATGAAGACGGAAAGATATGGCTACATACGGGAGATATCGGAACCATGGACGGGGATGGTTTCTTTTATTTCAAATTGCGGGAAAAACGCATGATCAAATCCTCGGGCATGAACGTATACCCTGCCCAGGTGGAAGCGCAGCTTTACAAACATCCCGAGGTACTGGAGGCCTGTATCATCGGTGTTCCGGACAGGGATCAGATAGAACGGGTCAAGGGTTTTGTTGTCCTCAAGGATAAAGCCAGGGCCGGCCCCGAAATGGAAAAAGAACTGATCGATCATTGTCGCAAGGATCTGATCAAATGGAGCTGCCCCCGCGAAATAGATTTCATCGATGAGTTGCCCAAAACCAGGGTGGGGAAGATCGCCTTCAAGGTGCTGGAAGAACAGGAAATAGCGCGGCTCAGGGCCGAGGGCAAATATACCGGGGAAGAAGCAGGTTGA